A stretch of Geomonas oryzisoli DNA encodes these proteins:
- a CDS encoding permease, whose translation MLKNLADYLVFQVIGLDAKSRLGEALDFFIYDTVKIFLLLTTIVYAVAVIRSYFSPERTRRILSHNREYVGNVLAALLGIVTPFCSCSAVPLFIGFVESGIPLGVTFSFLVSSPMVNEVALIMLWGLFGWKIALTYVGSGVVVAILAGMVIGRLRMERHVQDYVWEIKVGAAEMQEQTFREKLDYAADYTVALLKKIWPYVVVGIGLGAFIHGYAPEDLLVRYASRDNILAVPLAVLVGVPLYSNAAGIVPVVQALMEKGLPIGTVLAFMMAVTALSFPEAVILKNVLKTRLLATFFGIVAAAIIIVGYLFNAIL comes from the coding sequence ATGCTGAAAAATTTAGCCGATTACTTGGTGTTCCAGGTCATCGGCCTCGATGCAAAAAGCCGGCTCGGCGAGGCTCTCGATTTCTTCATTTATGATACGGTCAAGATCTTCCTGCTTCTGACTACTATCGTTTATGCCGTCGCGGTGATCCGCTCCTACTTTTCACCGGAGCGTACCCGGCGCATCCTGTCCCATAACCGCGAGTATGTCGGCAACGTGCTCGCTGCACTCCTGGGGATAGTGACTCCTTTTTGTTCGTGCTCGGCCGTCCCCCTGTTCATCGGTTTCGTCGAGTCCGGCATCCCCCTCGGGGTCACCTTTTCCTTCCTGGTCTCCTCTCCCATGGTGAACGAGGTTGCCCTCATCATGCTCTGGGGGCTGTTCGGCTGGAAGATCGCCCTGACGTATGTCGGCTCCGGAGTGGTTGTCGCGATCCTCGCCGGAATGGTGATCGGCCGGCTCCGAATGGAAAGGCACGTCCAGGACTATGTGTGGGAGATCAAGGTCGGGGCCGCTGAGATGCAGGAACAGACCTTCCGGGAAAAACTCGATTACGCCGCCGACTACACGGTGGCGCTGCTCAAGAAGATCTGGCCTTACGTGGTTGTCGGCATCGGCCTGGGCGCTTTTATCCACGGCTACGCACCCGAGGATCTTTTGGTACGCTACGCGAGTAGAGACAACATCCTGGCGGTGCCACTGGCGGTCCTTGTCGGCGTCCCGCTCTACAGCAACGCAGCCGGCATCGTCCCGGTGGTTCAGGCCTTGATGGAGAAGGGACTCCCGATCGGCACGGTGCTCGCCTTCATGATGGCCGTGACGGCCCTCTCCTTCCCGGAGGCTGTCATTCTGAAAAACGTCCTGAAGACGAGGCTTCTCGCCACGTTTTTCGGAATAGTCGCAGCCGCTATCATCATTGTCGGCTATCTGTTCAATGCCATTCTTTAG
- a CDS encoding ArsR/SmtB family transcription factor has protein sequence MKKTVQYFRALADETRLRILALLLNSGELCVCDVTATLQLPQSTVSRHLSYLKNAGWVNDRREGVWIFYTVATDDDMKRQLAEVLKERLADIAVVGEDMKRLASFSEGAHCA, from the coding sequence ATGAAAAAGACCGTTCAGTATTTCAGAGCCTTGGCAGACGAAACCCGCCTCCGCATATTAGCACTGCTCCTCAACTCCGGAGAACTTTGCGTCTGCGATGTCACCGCCACGCTGCAACTTCCGCAGTCGACGGTATCCAGGCACCTTTCCTATCTGAAAAATGCGGGATGGGTGAATGACCGTAGGGAAGGGGTCTGGATCTTTTATACCGTCGCCACAGATGACGACATGAAGCGACAACTGGCCGAGGTGCTCAAAGAGCGATTGGCCGACATCGCGGTGGTAGGGGAAGACATGAAGCGCCTCGCTTCCTTTTCCGAAGGTGCTCACTGCGCCTGA
- a CDS encoding alpha-2-macroglobulin, which yields MKKTIVALCSIGGTVLALAGTALGLTHPTLTWTGYGMCSSCHTTQAKAMYQSVHYQWKGSAAEMTTGPATQGKIDATDGSSALNAYCINIQGNWGPCGACHVGTGAKPVATSNPSAAQLAAIDCLICHNDTVNAPYSRVRNAGTGLFEPAAGLNMNLVVQKAAIKPVRKNCLGCHAKAGGGDAVKRGDIALASGTTADVLYDTHMATGNGGNLACQACHTFSSHRVAGRGTDLRPQDSTTQIACATSTCHPTKTSTTASHGNEYVNRHQARVACQSCHLAKYAKNASDSAASEATETHRTWVSAEWNATLNRYEPVPTKANNLIPKYAFWNGKSWGNNAFNSAVLDTATGAYKVSRPVGAITDGVGTKLYPFKYKTAAQALANGKIVPISTAKFFATGLYDDAVRDGLVYLGLASSTPYTTVTTDEYQLLNHQIPVASGNTLACAGCHPNATATQLKLVNTMGYGIKGTASATCTQCHSFKDVHSLDYISMHDKHVKDKQIDCSMCHGFTRPERNLRIGLLPG from the coding sequence ATGAAAAAGACGATCGTAGCACTGTGCAGCATCGGCGGCACGGTGCTGGCTCTCGCCGGCACCGCTCTCGGCCTCACCCACCCGACACTGACCTGGACGGGATACGGCATGTGCAGCTCGTGCCACACGACGCAGGCGAAGGCCATGTACCAGTCGGTCCACTACCAGTGGAAGGGATCGGCCGCGGAGATGACCACCGGCCCGGCCACCCAGGGCAAGATCGACGCCACCGACGGCTCCAGCGCCCTCAACGCCTACTGCATCAACATCCAAGGGAACTGGGGTCCCTGCGGGGCCTGCCACGTCGGCACCGGGGCGAAGCCGGTGGCCACCAGCAACCCGTCCGCCGCGCAGCTTGCCGCCATCGACTGCCTCATCTGCCACAACGACACTGTGAACGCCCCCTATTCCCGCGTGCGTAACGCCGGCACCGGCCTCTTCGAGCCGGCGGCCGGGCTCAACATGAACCTCGTGGTCCAGAAAGCCGCCATCAAGCCGGTGCGCAAGAACTGCCTGGGTTGCCACGCCAAGGCGGGCGGCGGCGACGCGGTGAAGCGCGGCGACATCGCCCTTGCCAGCGGGACCACCGCTGACGTCCTCTACGACACCCACATGGCAACCGGCAACGGCGGCAACCTCGCCTGCCAGGCCTGCCATACCTTCAGCTCGCACCGGGTCGCCGGCCGCGGCACCGATCTCCGGCCGCAGGACAGCACCACCCAGATCGCCTGCGCCACCTCCACCTGCCACCCGACCAAGACCAGCACCACGGCAAGCCACGGCAACGAATACGTGAACCGGCACCAGGCCCGCGTCGCCTGCCAGTCCTGCCACCTCGCGAAATACGCCAAGAACGCCAGCGACTCCGCCGCCAGCGAAGCCACCGAAACCCACCGCACCTGGGTCTCCGCGGAGTGGAACGCCACGCTGAACCGCTACGAGCCGGTGCCGACCAAGGCCAACAACCTGATCCCGAAATACGCATTCTGGAACGGCAAGAGCTGGGGCAACAACGCGTTCAACAGCGCCGTCCTCGACACCGCGACCGGCGCCTACAAGGTATCCCGTCCGGTGGGCGCCATCACCGACGGTGTCGGCACCAAGCTCTACCCCTTCAAATACAAGACCGCGGCCCAGGCCTTGGCCAACGGCAAGATCGTCCCCATCTCCACCGCCAAGTTCTTCGCCACCGGCCTCTATGACGACGCCGTGCGCGACGGCCTCGTCTACCTCGGGCTTGCCAGCAGCACCCCCTACACCACCGTCACCACCGACGAGTACCAGCTGCTGAACCACCAGATCCCGGTCGCCTCCGGCAACACCCTGGCCTGCGCCGGCTGCCACCCCAACGCCACCGCCACCCAGCTGAAGCTCGTCAACACCATGGGGTACGGCATCAAGGGGACCGCGTCCGCCACCTGCACCCAGTGCCACAGCTTCAAGGACGTGCATTCCCTGGACTACATCAGCATGCACGACAAGCACGTGAAGGATAAGCAGATCGACTGCTCCATGTGCCACGGCTTCACCCGTCCCGAGCGCAACCTTCGCATCGGCCTGCTTCCCGGCTAA
- a CDS encoding chemotaxis protein CheB — protein MYDPQAVIVVGASAGGMEAFSRLASGLDPALPAAICLVVHITGAEPTAFAARLSRNGPFTAVFPGDGTRLQAGCIYLAPPDRHLVLADSTIRLLYGPRENWNRPAIDPLFRSAAVHYRIRTVGVLLSGLLDDGVDGLRAIQSCGGTTVVQDPSEAMYPDMPQNAVRRGCADHVVSLDAMPELLARLAVSPHGTEPPVPEELLREVAFVEQGAVAYRYGAPDWRETTLACPECGGPLWDKAGKGEMYGCTVGHRFGSDSLAALQDQGIEQALWQALRLLEERGQLQKRLADDESSRGRVTMAEKYRERSEESLSNAERLKQFLQHLRATTN, from the coding sequence ATGTATGATCCGCAAGCAGTGATAGTCGTGGGAGCCTCGGCAGGCGGCATGGAAGCATTCAGCCGCCTGGCGTCGGGACTGGATCCAGCATTGCCGGCGGCGATCTGCCTGGTGGTGCACATCACCGGGGCGGAACCCACTGCGTTTGCCGCGCGCTTGAGCCGCAACGGCCCGTTTACTGCCGTGTTTCCCGGCGACGGTACCAGGCTCCAGGCAGGCTGCATCTACCTGGCGCCTCCGGACCGGCACCTGGTGCTGGCCGACAGCACGATCCGGCTCCTGTACGGTCCGCGCGAAAACTGGAACCGTCCCGCCATCGATCCGCTGTTCCGCTCCGCCGCGGTGCATTACCGCATCAGGACGGTAGGGGTGCTCCTGTCGGGCCTATTGGACGACGGGGTGGACGGGCTGCGGGCTATCCAGAGCTGTGGCGGCACGACGGTGGTGCAGGACCCGTCGGAAGCGATGTACCCGGACATGCCGCAGAACGCCGTGCGACGCGGCTGCGCCGACCACGTGGTATCGCTGGACGCGATGCCGGAACTTCTGGCGAGGCTTGCGGTCTCCCCGCACGGCACGGAGCCGCCGGTGCCCGAGGAACTATTGCGCGAGGTGGCCTTCGTGGAGCAGGGCGCCGTCGCCTACCGATACGGCGCCCCCGACTGGCGGGAAACGACCCTCGCCTGCCCCGAGTGCGGAGGCCCGCTGTGGGACAAAGCGGGAAAAGGGGAGATGTACGGTTGCACCGTGGGGCACCGTTTCGGCTCCGACAGTCTCGCGGCACTCCAGGACCAGGGGATCGAGCAGGCCCTGTGGCAGGCGCTGAGGCTCCTCGAAGAGCGGGGTCAGCTGCAGAAACGGCTGGCGGATGACGAGTCGAGCCGGGGCCGCGTCACCATGGCGGAAAAATACCGCGAGCGCTCGGAGGAGTCCCTGTCAAACGCGGAGCGTCTGAAGCAGTTTCTGCAGCATCTGCGCGCCACGACGAACTAG
- a CDS encoding sensor histidine kinase produces the protein MSLSLSSPASAPAPDFDKQRLMLELELHQTELELQNQELQAAWQKADQRAHSLELAVKELESFSYAVSHDLRAPLRHINGYLSILAHDFESHLPAEARRLLERSREATRDMGRLIDDLLDLAKVSRIKINSKMVNVSHLAHAAIDRLLEGEPNRKVDVVIAEGLFVQGGQALLSQLMWNLLENAWKYTSTTAAAKIEVGRLIVDDRLIIFVKDNGVGFDSSYKEKLFEAFQRLHGREFEGNGIGLATVRRVIERHQGKIWAESEKGEGAIFFFTLP, from the coding sequence GTGAGCCTGAGCCTGTCGTCGCCGGCGTCCGCACCTGCGCCGGATTTCGACAAACAGCGCCTGATGCTGGAACTGGAACTGCACCAGACGGAACTCGAGCTGCAGAACCAGGAACTCCAGGCGGCCTGGCAAAAGGCGGACCAACGCGCGCACAGCCTGGAGCTCGCCGTGAAGGAGCTGGAATCCTTCAGCTACGCGGTCTCACACGACCTGCGGGCGCCGTTACGCCACATCAACGGGTACCTGAGCATCCTGGCGCACGATTTCGAGTCGCATCTGCCGGCGGAGGCGCGACGCCTCCTGGAGCGTTCCCGCGAGGCCACCAGGGACATGGGCCGGCTTATCGACGACCTGCTCGATCTCGCCAAGGTGAGCCGCATCAAGATAAACAGCAAGATGGTCAACGTTTCCCACCTGGCCCACGCGGCCATCGACCGACTCCTGGAAGGGGAGCCGAACCGGAAGGTGGATGTGGTCATCGCCGAGGGGCTTTTCGTCCAGGGGGGCCAGGCCCTGCTGAGCCAGTTGATGTGGAATCTCCTGGAGAATGCCTGGAAGTACACCTCGACCACGGCGGCAGCGAAGATAGAAGTCGGCCGGCTCATTGTGGACGACAGGCTGATCATATTCGTGAAGGACAACGGGGTGGGGTTCGACAGCAGCTACAAGGAAAAACTTTTCGAGGCTTTCCAAAGGCTCCACGGCAGAGAGTTCGAGGGAAACGGCATAGGACTCGCTACAGTACGACGTGTCATCGAGCGACACCAGGGAAAGATCTGGGCCGAATCTGAAAAGGGCGAGGGAGCTATCTTCTTCTTCACCCTGCCCTAA
- a CDS encoding multicopper oxidase family protein yields MKRRLLAVTVGAVAIITSHLVSAWGGVTPQVPLAASAIPQFVDPLPNLDIVPAGANTIELRMKEFKSMVLPANAVPGYTGTWVWGYLQPGQVAAQTVDGKIPGRESFIGPVVVSTRGVPTEMKFVNELPTVKTTNVLAYRYSTDQTLHWADPLNGGMSMCAHMAMPPAPGSECASNYGETFDAPIPAAVHLHGGEVPPQLDGGPDSWFTSDGTMKGASFYSKDGATASNYAIYRYPNTQEGAPIWFHDHTLGATRLNVYAGLAGAYVVSDPARDPANLPELVPLVLQDRMFDSNGQLFFTAASAGGILWALNPDHPYWNPEFVGDVIVVNGKSWPYKNVEAKRYTFLFLNGSNARTYEMALVDPVSKNLGPPLYVIGTDGGYLDRPAKLDPALGGKLVMMPGERYQVIVDFAGYQAGKKGPNGLPYSGNWLLRNTAKTPYPAGGTPNGNTTGRIMLFKVGAASAADTSFNPAAAGATLRGGAGQGPALVRLANPAAGTLAAGVTVQKTRQLTLNEVMGMPQTAVDPVTGALTAYPGGPLEILVNNTKWNGKRITGVMDGMYQFQPIPGFSADATGNFISEMPKEGETEVWEIVNLTADAHPIHLHLAQFQLINRQGFDTNAYGAAYAAAFPGGGYDPMTGLPYPAGVYIPGFGPPQSYDGNPANARAVGGNPDIALMGKNGKPLYLQGPATAALPQEAGWKDTILAMPGQVTRIAVRWAPTDLAASTAPAAASFGFDPNGGNGYVWHCHIIDHEDNEMMRPSQVLANPAAVRSYLMGSDY; encoded by the coding sequence ATGAAACGGCGACTTTTAGCAGTTACGGTAGGTGCTGTTGCAATAATCACTTCACACCTTGTCAGTGCCTGGGGAGGTGTGACACCACAGGTTCCATTGGCCGCATCGGCTATACCACAGTTCGTGGATCCGCTGCCGAACCTCGACATCGTGCCGGCGGGAGCCAATACCATCGAACTCCGCATGAAGGAGTTCAAGAGCATGGTCCTCCCTGCCAACGCAGTCCCCGGATACACTGGGACCTGGGTCTGGGGCTATCTCCAGCCGGGCCAGGTCGCGGCGCAGACGGTGGACGGGAAAATCCCGGGGCGGGAATCTTTTATTGGTCCTGTAGTCGTCTCGACGCGCGGAGTCCCCACCGAGATGAAGTTCGTCAACGAACTGCCTACGGTGAAAACCACTAACGTACTGGCCTATCGCTACAGCACCGACCAAACCCTGCACTGGGCTGACCCGCTCAACGGTGGGATGAGCATGTGCGCCCACATGGCGATGCCCCCGGCGCCGGGAAGCGAGTGCGCCTCGAACTACGGGGAAACCTTCGATGCGCCGATCCCGGCGGCGGTCCACCTGCACGGGGGCGAGGTGCCGCCGCAGCTGGACGGCGGTCCCGACTCCTGGTTCACCAGCGACGGGACCATGAAGGGGGCGTCCTTCTACAGCAAAGACGGGGCGACGGCGTCGAACTACGCCATCTATCGCTACCCGAACACCCAGGAAGGAGCGCCGATCTGGTTCCACGACCATACCTTGGGCGCCACCCGCCTCAACGTCTATGCCGGGCTTGCCGGCGCCTACGTCGTGAGCGATCCCGCCCGCGACCCGGCCAACCTGCCGGAACTGGTGCCGCTGGTGCTCCAGGACCGCATGTTCGACAGCAACGGGCAGCTCTTCTTCACTGCCGCCAGCGCCGGTGGCATACTCTGGGCGCTCAACCCGGACCACCCGTACTGGAACCCGGAATTCGTCGGCGACGTCATCGTGGTCAACGGCAAGTCGTGGCCCTACAAGAACGTGGAGGCCAAGCGTTACACTTTCCTGTTCCTGAACGGATCCAACGCCCGGACCTATGAAATGGCGCTGGTCGACCCGGTATCGAAGAACCTCGGTCCCCCGCTCTACGTCATCGGCACCGACGGCGGCTACCTGGACCGCCCCGCCAAACTCGATCCGGCGCTGGGTGGGAAGCTGGTCATGATGCCGGGTGAGCGCTACCAGGTCATCGTCGACTTCGCCGGCTACCAGGCAGGGAAGAAAGGCCCCAACGGCCTGCCGTATTCGGGTAACTGGCTGCTGCGCAACACGGCGAAGACTCCCTACCCGGCCGGTGGCACTCCGAACGGCAACACCACGGGGCGGATCATGCTGTTCAAGGTCGGCGCGGCGTCGGCTGCGGATACCTCCTTCAACCCGGCTGCAGCCGGAGCCACGCTGCGCGGCGGTGCGGGGCAGGGGCCGGCACTGGTAAGACTGGCGAACCCTGCGGCAGGGACCCTCGCTGCTGGCGTGACGGTACAGAAGACCCGCCAGCTTACCCTGAACGAGGTGATGGGGATGCCGCAGACCGCGGTTGACCCGGTGACCGGGGCGCTGACTGCCTACCCGGGAGGGCCGCTGGAGATCCTGGTCAACAACACCAAGTGGAACGGCAAGCGGATCACCGGCGTCATGGACGGGATGTACCAGTTCCAGCCGATCCCGGGCTTCAGCGCCGACGCAACGGGGAACTTCATCTCCGAGATGCCCAAAGAGGGTGAGACCGAGGTATGGGAGATCGTGAACCTCACCGCCGATGCGCATCCGATTCACCTGCACCTGGCGCAGTTCCAGCTCATCAACCGGCAGGGCTTCGACACCAACGCTTACGGCGCGGCGTACGCCGCAGCGTTCCCGGGCGGTGGGTACGATCCGATGACCGGTCTCCCCTATCCGGCGGGAGTCTACATCCCTGGCTTCGGTCCGCCGCAGAGCTACGACGGCAACCCGGCCAACGCGAGGGCGGTGGGTGGCAACCCGGACATCGCGCTAATGGGCAAGAACGGCAAGCCGTTGTATCTCCAGGGGCCGGCCACAGCAGCACTGCCGCAGGAAGCGGGATGGAAGGACACCATACTGGCCATGCCTGGTCAGGTGACACGGATCGCGGTGCGCTGGGCACCCACCGACCTGGCGGCATCGACCGCGCCCGCCGCAGCGTCCTTTGGCTTCGACCCCAACGGCGGCAACGGCTACGTCTGGCATTGCCACATCATCGACCACGAGGACAACGAGATGATGCGGCCGAGCCAGGTGCTTGCCAACCCGGCGGCCGTCCGCAGCTACCTCATGGGGAGCGATTACTGA
- a CDS encoding TonB-dependent receptor plug domain-containing protein, protein MKKYRPGLRLALAGSLLFSLLCGTAVLAQDVAESPSAPDLGAMDLEQLTNLKVETVYGVSKFEQVVTEAPASVTVVTSDEIKRYGWRTLADVLKATRGFFTTYDRNYSYIGTRGFNRPGDYNTRVLLLVDGHQINDAIYESAAIGTEFILDMALIDRIEIIRGPSSSLYGAGAFFGVINVISKSARQIEGVEVGGSWGSQQTGSGRISYGKLFNGGEFLISGSGLSSRGNDRLFFPEFNDPATNNGIAANMDRDRSYSLFASGHLRDFTLAGAFISRDKRIPTASFGTIFNDPRTNSNDRRSYLDLKYDKAIDGTSITARLFYDEYRFTGNFAYDRTADDPVFYPASYMNRDQHLARWWGAEAQASRQLLPRLQLTGGVRFRDNYEVELPNYDLVPGGRRLDNSHENVFYALFGQAELRILESLILNAGVRYDHYETFGGATSPRLALIYTPVEGTVFKLVYGQAFRAPNAYELYYNDVFNGYATSSALRAETMRSYEAIYEQYYGDVVRTSASLFYNKIDNLISYQDVSPTQVAFANVERVRALGGEFEIEGQWSSGFAARSSYGFVSARDQATDQSLDYSPRHLVKLNLTAPLYRKKLFAGIELQGVSRREFSHNGAQVASPGYLVTNATLSSTALLPGLETSFSVYNLLDRRLEDPATTDHMQNLIPQDGRTYRLLFSYRF, encoded by the coding sequence ATGAAAAAATACCGTCCCGGCCTGCGGCTGGCACTTGCCGGCTCACTGCTGTTCTCCCTGCTCTGCGGCACGGCGGTGCTCGCCCAGGACGTTGCGGAGTCGCCCTCCGCGCCCGACCTGGGGGCGATGGACCTGGAGCAACTCACCAACCTGAAGGTGGAAACGGTCTACGGCGTCTCCAAGTTCGAGCAGGTGGTGACCGAAGCGCCCGCCTCGGTAACCGTGGTGACCTCGGACGAGATCAAGCGCTACGGCTGGCGCACCCTGGCGGACGTGCTCAAGGCGACCCGCGGCTTCTTCACCACCTACGACAGAAACTACAGCTACATCGGCACCCGCGGTTTCAACCGCCCCGGCGATTACAACACCCGCGTGCTCCTTCTGGTGGACGGACACCAGATCAACGACGCCATCTACGAATCCGCCGCCATCGGCACCGAGTTCATCCTGGACATGGCGCTCATCGACCGCATCGAGATCATCAGGGGGCCGAGTTCGTCGCTCTACGGCGCGGGGGCCTTCTTCGGCGTGATCAACGTGATCAGCAAGAGCGCCAGGCAGATCGAAGGGGTCGAAGTGGGAGGGAGCTGGGGGAGCCAGCAGACCGGCTCCGGCCGCATAAGCTACGGCAAGCTCTTCAACGGCGGCGAGTTCCTGATCTCCGGCTCCGGATTATCCAGCCGGGGCAACGACCGCCTCTTCTTCCCGGAGTTCAACGATCCTGCCACCAACAACGGCATCGCCGCCAACATGGACCGGGACCGCAGCTATTCCCTGTTCGCTTCGGGCCACCTCCGGGACTTCACCCTCGCCGGCGCCTTCATCTCGCGCGACAAGAGGATCCCGACCGCCTCCTTCGGCACCATCTTCAACGACCCGCGCACCAACTCCAACGACCGCAGGAGCTATCTCGATCTCAAGTACGACAAGGCGATCGACGGGACCAGCATCACCGCCAGGCTCTTCTACGACGAGTACCGCTTCACCGGGAACTTCGCCTACGACCGCACCGCCGACGATCCTGTCTTCTACCCGGCCAGCTACATGAACCGCGACCAGCACCTGGCGCGCTGGTGGGGCGCGGAGGCGCAGGCGAGCCGGCAGTTGCTGCCGCGGCTGCAACTGACCGGCGGTGTCAGGTTCCGCGACAACTACGAGGTGGAGCTCCCCAACTACGACCTCGTGCCGGGGGGGCGTCGGCTCGACAATAGCCACGAGAACGTCTTCTACGCCCTGTTCGGCCAGGCCGAGCTGCGCATCCTGGAGTCGCTGATCCTGAACGCCGGGGTGCGCTACGACCACTACGAGACCTTCGGCGGGGCCACCAGCCCGCGCCTGGCACTCATCTACACACCTGTCGAAGGGACGGTCTTCAAGCTGGTCTACGGCCAGGCCTTTCGCGCCCCCAACGCCTACGAGCTCTACTACAACGACGTCTTCAACGGCTACGCCACCAGTTCCGCGCTCAGGGCGGAGACCATGCGCAGCTACGAGGCGATCTACGAGCAGTACTACGGCGACGTGGTGCGCACCAGCGCCAGCCTGTTCTACAACAAGATCGACAACCTAATCAGCTACCAGGATGTCTCGCCGACCCAGGTGGCCTTCGCCAACGTCGAACGGGTCAGGGCCCTTGGGGGCGAGTTCGAGATCGAGGGGCAGTGGAGCAGCGGCTTCGCGGCCAGGAGCAGCTACGGCTTCGTCTCCGCCAGGGACCAGGCGACCGACCAGAGCCTCGACTACTCGCCGCGCCACCTGGTGAAACTCAACCTGACCGCCCCGCTGTACCGGAAGAAGCTCTTCGCGGGCATCGAGCTGCAGGGAGTGAGCCGGCGCGAGTTCAGCCACAACGGCGCCCAGGTCGCCTCCCCGGGGTACCTGGTCACCAACGCCACCCTCTCTTCGACGGCGCTGCTGCCGGGGCTGGAGACTTCCTTCTCGGTGTACAACCTCCTGGACCGGCGTCTGGAGGACCCGGCCACCACCGACCACATGCAGAACCTGATCCCCCAGGATGGCAGGACCTACCGGCTCCTGTTCAGTTACCGGTTCTAA
- a CDS encoding YfiR family protein, which produces MPAMPRITRCSLGLLLPVILCLLLGRPDSPRAEAPQEYQVKGAMVFNMAKYIEWPADAFSGSGAPLVVCSVGRGPFTAALEQYRGRTVLGHPVQVKRVQPGEELGECHLLVVSGVEKRYLAGIVDQARRRSLLTVGDLPDFARLGGAIGLVEVEGRVRFEINVKAAQQSRSKISSQLLKLARIVREGD; this is translated from the coding sequence ATGCCAGCGATGCCGCGCATAACGAGGTGTTCCCTGGGGCTTTTGCTCCCGGTGATCCTCTGTCTTCTTCTCGGGAGGCCGGACTCCCCGCGGGCGGAAGCGCCCCAGGAATACCAGGTGAAGGGGGCCATGGTGTTCAACATGGCCAAGTACATCGAGTGGCCCGCCGACGCCTTCTCGGGAAGCGGCGCCCCGCTGGTGGTCTGCAGCGTCGGGCGCGGCCCCTTCACGGCCGCGCTGGAGCAGTACCGCGGCAGGACGGTGCTGGGGCATCCCGTGCAGGTGAAACGGGTGCAGCCCGGCGAGGAGCTGGGGGAGTGCCACCTGCTGGTGGTAAGCGGGGTGGAGAAGCGTTACCTGGCCGGCATCGTGGACCAGGCGCGCAGGAGATCGCTGCTGACGGTGGGCGATCTCCCGGACTTCGCGAGACTCGGGGGGGCGATCGGGCTGGTGGAGGTCGAGGGGCGCGTCCGCTTCGAGATCAACGTCAAGGCGGCACAGCAGTCCCGCTCCAAGATCAGCTCGCAACTCTTGAAACTGGCCAGAATCGTACGGGAAGGGGACTGA